A window from Actinomycetota bacterium encodes these proteins:
- a CDS encoding inositol monophosphatase family protein, translated as MRGGIPEAERQDLMPSNSSGAVVKSPPVSRQHDLEIAIRLADLASDAALRWFRSPELGVEKKADGSVVTTADVEIEQMLRDELARICPKDAVLGEEFGATGEGPRVWTLDPIDGTGGFVAGNTEWATLIALVEEDVPVVGVVSRPARGTRWWASEGSGAFKDGQPVRVSETQRLAEAVLLEDFRVSVGRRLDTNPMTVLARASAGVRPWMDLYDLLPGGGWLGRCRLALARGFWSRSLFIGVHRHRGGWEMDRPP; from the coding sequence ATGAGAGGCGGCATACCGGAGGCTGAGCGCCAGGATCTTATGCCGAGCAATTCGTCAGGTGCCGTTGTGAAGTCACCTCCCGTGTCGAGACAGCATGACCTCGAGATTGCTATTCGACTGGCGGATCTCGCGTCTGATGCTGCTTTGCGCTGGTTCCGGTCGCCCGAGCTCGGGGTTGAGAAGAAGGCGGATGGCAGCGTCGTCACGACAGCCGACGTCGAGATCGAGCAAATGCTTCGAGACGAGTTAGCGCGAATCTGCCCGAAGGATGCCGTCTTGGGGGAGGAGTTCGGTGCCACTGGCGAAGGCCCACGCGTCTGGACACTCGATCCGATCGATGGCACTGGCGGCTTCGTCGCTGGGAACACGGAGTGGGCAACGCTCATAGCCCTGGTTGAGGAGGATGTTCCCGTCGTAGGGGTCGTCAGTCGACCAGCGCGAGGTACGCGCTGGTGGGCAAGCGAGGGGTCGGGTGCGTTCAAGGACGGTCAACCGGTACGCGTTTCCGAGACGCAGCGTCTCGCCGAGGCGGTCCTCCTGGAGGACTTCCGCGTGAGCGTTGGTCGTCGCTTGGATACCAACCCGATGACTGTTCTGGCGCGCGCCTCCGCAGGCGTTCGTCCCTGGATGGATCTCTACGATTTGCTCCCGGGTGGCGGATGGCTCGGTCGATGTCGTCTTGCTTTGGCACGCGGGTTCTGGTCCAGATCTCTATTCATCGGCGTGCATCGTCACCGAGGCGGGTGGGAGATGGACCGACCTCCATGA